The DNA sequence TATCTGCTTACTTTATGCAAGCTTATGGTGTTATTATAGATAAAGATATGTTATTAAACGTCCTACGCACCGACACCAAAGAAGCCTTTAGCTACTTTAGCACAGGTTTAGTTTTTTGGATAATTTTTACAACCATCTTACCTTGCATATATGTAGCATTTGTAAAGATTAACTATGATAGTTTCAAAAATGAGCTTAAATTAAGAGCAAAAATTATCTCATTTTCTATAGTTGCGATAGCTATCATATTTTCATTAACGTCTAAAATTTTTATACCATTTTTTAGAGAACACTCGAATTTAAGAACCGCATTGCTCCCATACTATCCCATCTACTCAGCTATAAAACTAGTAAAATCGATCACTCAAAAACCACTACCTTTTACCTATGTAGCAGATGATGCGGTACTAGCTGATAATAAAAAGAAAATTTTAGTTTTGATAGTTGGCGAGACGCAAAGAAGCAGAAACTACTCACTAAATGGCTATACCAAAAATGATACTAATAAATTTACTAAACAAAAAGGTGTGGTAAGTTTTACAAATTTCTACTCATGTGGAACAGCCACAGAGACTAGTGTACCTTGCCTATTTTCAGACTTAAAGCGAGAAAATTTTAGCAACCGTGAAGCAAAAGCTCGTGAAAATTTAGTTGATATCATCAATAAGCTTGGTATAAAGACATACTTTTTTGGCAACAATAGTGGCGGTTGCAAGGGCGTTTGTGACAATCTTGATCAAAACCATACTTCAGATCATCGAGCAGAAGGCTTTGATGAAGTGATATTTGATAAGGCAAAAAAGGTCATCAAAGATGCAAATTCCACCACCTTTATCGTGTTACACCTGCAAGGTTCACACGGCCCTATCTACTACAAAGGCTACCCAAGCAAATTTAAAGAATTTACCCCAACTTGTGATACTGCCGAGCTAAACAAATGCACGCCAGAAGAAATAGCAAACACCTACGACAATACCATTTTATATGAGGACTATCTACAAAGCGAGCTAATAAACGCCCTTGAAGCAAGAAAAGATGAATTTGAAGTCACCATGTTCTTTTTCTCAGATCACGGAGAGAGCTTAGGCGAAAATGGCATATATTTACATGGTCTGCCTTATTCCATCGCTCCAGATGAGCAAAAACACATCCCAGCCATAGTCTTTTCAAGCGATAGCGAACTTTTGAAAAGGCTAAAAACTAGGAGAGATGAGAGCCTTTCGCATGATTTTATATTTAGCTCAGTTCTTGGATATTTTGGAATAAAAACTAAGGTCTATGAGCCAGAATTTGATATTTTTAGGAAGTAAATTTAAAGCCAGCCTAGGCAAAGCCTGAAGCTGGCGCAAATTTAAAAGCTGATCTCTTTTATATCAGCCACTTTTAGTATCTCGCTATAAATTTGAACAATTATTGCGATGCGGTTGTTTCGCACTTTCTCGTTTTCAACATTTATCATAACTTTGTCAAAAAACTCATCTATCTGCGGTTTTAGAGCAAATAGCGCTTTTAGCCTTGGCTCATATGCTAGGCTCTTATCAACTGCATTAAATGCATCATTTAGGGCTTTTTCAGCGTCTATCTCAAAGAGACTCTCATCGACCTTGCTAAATTTATCATCTTTTATGATGTTTGCAAGGCGTTTAAATGTCGAGAAATTCTCCCGAAAGCTTGGCTCACTTGAAATTTTAGCAAGTGCCTCTATCATCTTGGTTAGCTCCAAGATATCCTTTTCGCCGCTTTTTGTGCACGCTTTTACGATAGAAGCATTTGTGTCAAAGAAAGTGTAAAGCCTATCAAGGATGAAATTTATAAGCACTTCAACATCAAATTTCTTATACTCTTTTGCAATATCTTCTAAAATTTCTTTTACATTAAATTTCAAATTATGAGCCAAAACGATCTTTATCACGCCATTAGCCGCACGCCTTAAAGCGTATGGATCTTTGGTGCCGCTTGGGATTTTGCCAATACTAAAGAGTCCCATTAGCGTATCAAGCTTATTTGAAAGCGCTACAACCGAGCTAAATACCTTACTTGGGCACTGCGCCTCCTCGCCATCTGGCAAATACTGCTCTTTTATGGCTAAAACGACGTCTTCATCCTCGTTTTTAGCCTTTGCATAGTA is a window from the Campylobacter concisus genome containing:
- a CDS encoding phosphoethanolamine transferase; this translates as MLNINKFKSISFLKFLTLFTAYIFFINYIFLYKGVFSGFLQNNQLSFSIFFFLIFAIVFILVFASIFCILFLPFLLKPVAIILILASGISAYFMQAYGVIIDKDMLLNVLRTDTKEAFSYFSTGLVFWIIFTTILPCIYVAFVKINYDSFKNELKLRAKIISFSIVAIAIIFSLTSKIFIPFFREHSNLRTALLPYYPIYSAIKLVKSITQKPLPFTYVADDAVLADNKKKILVLIVGETQRSRNYSLNGYTKNDTNKFTKQKGVVSFTNFYSCGTATETSVPCLFSDLKRENFSNREAKARENLVDIINKLGIKTYFFGNNSGGCKGVCDNLDQNHTSDHRAEGFDEVIFDKAKKVIKDANSTTFIVLHLQGSHGPIYYKGYPSKFKEFTPTCDTAELNKCTPEEIANTYDNTILYEDYLQSELINALEARKDEFEVTMFFFSDHGESLGENGIYLHGLPYSIAPDEQKHIPAIVFSSDSELLKRLKTRRDESLSHDFIFSSVLGYFGIKTKVYEPEFDIFRK